cgggctcgcgccgacgacgcttGCCGGGCcagcgccgggcgcgccacGATTCGAACGCGTGACGGGAAGTCTAATCGACACGCGACGCGTACCTCCTGCTCGAGGGCCTCCTTGGATTCGAGGCGCGAGTCTCCCCCGCGCGAGTCTCGGCGCGACATCACGGCGTCGAAGTCCCGCCCACCGCCAGCTCAGTCAGGGTGTCTGTCCCCAGCCAGCCCGATTTACACGTGTCGACGGGCCCAGCCGggggctcggcgcgggcgggtttCAGCGCTCGGTTTGGATGCACGACACGCTAGGCGCGCGTACGTCAGCCACGGAACCTCTCCGGAACCGGCACGCGCGAGCGTCACTGAGCGTGCAACGTACAGGCCCATGGGTTCAGCCTGCTGGTCGTCCGAATTGTTCGTTTAGCTGCAGACGCAGAAGAGGTTATGGGCTCGTCCACCCCCAGAAAAGCAACAAGCAGACCACCTGGGGCACTTCGCGGAGCCCTATAtagccgcgatggccgcggacCCGGACCTCGACGtacccgcggaggagcccCGCGAACCGCCCCAACCGCAGGTCCCGCCTCAACCCGAGCCGgaccccgcggaggaggagaagaggaggcgcgaggccgagTTCGCCCTGCTCAACAAGGAGATtgaccgcgtcgagcggAAGTGCAGGGACtacgaggcgacggcgatggggacgatcgacgaggcgatTGCGACGCTGGAGCTGTACAAGAATAAGGTGATGGAGtgcgacgaagacgacgaggaggcgctcgagaacGTGGTGAAGGAGTTCGAGAAGGTGTGGTCCGAGGCGAACTACCCGTCGAGGGTCGCGCCGGAAGCGAAGCCCGCGAAGGACATGCTCGCGTGCGTGGGCAAGCTGGGCAAGGCCATCGAGAAGGTCTGCCCCAAGGAGAAGTCGTGGGAAAACGCGACGTGGGACCTGAAGGAGCACCCGATCGACAGGGACGCCCTCAAGGAGGTCATCGTGAACCACTTCTACCGCGTGGGCAGGTTCGACATTGGGGACTTGTACGCCGAGTCGGAGGGGGGCGAACTCGCAGACGTggacccgaacgcgccgaagcCCATACcacccgagcgacgcgaggcgatgAAGGCGCCGTTCGTGGAGATGTGGAACGTGACGTGGCAGATCGAGCGGGAGGGCGACCTCTCGGGGCTGAAGACGTGGCTGGAACgaaacggcgacgcgctggtgAACAAGTACACCGGAGCGCCCCCGAGGGTCGAGTTTCTCCTTCGCAAGCTCGAGTACGTGCGCATGCTGACGGGACACCACCGAGGGTCGAGCGGGGAGGAACCCGACGGAAAACGAGCCAGGACTGAGGGAAACGGGGCGGGCGTCGGTGATAgcggggacgtggacggcgcggcggcggctgtgGCGTACGGGAAGGAGCACTTTGAAAAGTTCACGCGGCTGAGGGACTCGAAAGAGGCAAACGAGGTTCGCCGGCtcatggccgcggcggtgtacgcgcgcgtcgggctgGAGAATTCGCCGTACAGGGACATCGAGCGGGAGTGCAGGGAGATCGGCGGGGTCCTGAACCCGTACACGTTCGATCCAGACTTGCGAAAGAGGATGGAGGAGACGGCGAAGGGGACGGAGGAGGATCTGGCGGATTTCGAGGAGATTGGATCGGCGTGGTGGGAGCTCGTCAACGAGTTTCAGAGCTCGCACTGCATCCTGGCCGGCCAGCCGGGTGAGCCTCCGCTTTTGACAATATACAACGTCGGTGTGATTGCCATGCCCACGCTCgtcaaggcggcgcaggtggcgcgcgcgcgcgggcaggACTGGAACAAGGTTGAATGCATCCCCGCGGATATCGACTTGCCGGACAAGTACATGTTTCGGAGCATATTTGTGTGCCCGGTatcgaaggaggaggcgacgccggaAAACCCGCCGATGATGCTGACGTGCGGGCACGCGCTTTGCAGggagacgacgaagacgttGGCCAAACCCGACGGGTCGTTCAAGTGCCCTTACTGCCCGGCGGTGTCCACGGTGGACGGATGCCTGGAGCTCCAcctctagctagctactagaCAGACTTAGCACAACAATTGCACGTACGATGGCGGATACGACGCGTCACTCtacgcagccgccgcgggttcgaaccttctcccgccctcgccgaagATGTTCCTGATGTACTTGTTCACCCAGTCGAGcttggccgcctcgccgtcggttTTCCGGTCCTGGATTGCGCAGCTCGGCTTGCCGCCCTCGGGGTCCTTGACGCACTGCGTGTaatcgggcgcgacgaggacacccgcgcccgcgccgcactCCGCTATGCACGCGCCGAGTCTGCTGTGTTCGTACCCCTCCGTGCGCATGATCTCGTGCGCGACCATCTCGCCCATCTGCCACGCGAACTCGCCAGCCTTTGGGTGCGGcttgccgccgacggcgataCCGCAGCAGTCCCCGATGCAGTACACGCCGTCActgccctcgacgccgttcgTGGCGATGTTCACCGggacgaacccgcgcgggttGCACGCGCCGGTGGCCTTGACGAAATCCGGCGCGCGCTGAGGGTAGACGGACCAGATCTTGCttgcggcgatggcgtcgccatccgcgaATGACGCTTTGACGCCCCCCTCGATCGAGACGACCGTCTTCTCCGGCAAGAAGCGGACGTTCTTCTCCTCGAAGAGCCGAACGAACACCTCTTTCGCCGGGTCCGGGAGCGGccacgcgacgggcgcggtgacgacgatgTCGACCTTGTCCCtgacccccgcgcggcggatgacgtcgtcggcgatgaacgcggcTTCAAACGGCGCCACCGGGCACTTGTACGGGaccgcgccgatggcgacgaggagggtcTGGGTTTCGCCCGCGGTGGCATTGGCGACGATATCctggacgtccgcgcgctggcgTTCGATGCTGTCGTGCGAGTACATGTCCAGCGTGGCGTCCATGCCCGGAACGGACGAGGGATCACCGACCACCCCGGGGGAGAGGACGAGGTGATCGTACTCCagcgcggtgccgtcgccgaggacgaccttCTTGCCTTCCAGGTCGAGCGACGCCACGTCGGTGTCCAGCAGCATGGACACCCCGGGGAACTGCGCCCCGCACTTGCTCAGATCCCACGTGGTCGAAGAAGTGtcgacgcgccccgcccaCGCGTACTGCCACGTGCCTCCAATCGTGAACCACGACTTGGCGTCGatgacggtgacggcgacgcccgacgagtccttcgcgtccgcgaagGTCTTGGCGCATCCGAggccgccgaagccggcgccgatg
This genomic interval from Micromonas commoda chromosome 13, complete sequence contains the following:
- a CDS encoding predicted protein, with the protein product MAADPDLDVPAEEPREPPQPQVPPQPEPDPAEEEKRRREAEFALLNKEIDRVERKCRDYEATAMGTIDEAIATLELYKNKVMECDEDDEEALENVVKEFEKVWSEANYPSRVAPEAKPAKDMLACVGKLGKAIEKVCPKEKSWENATWDLKEHPIDRDALKEVIVNHFYRVGRFDIGDLYAESEGGELADVDPNAPKPIPPERREAMKAPFVEMWNVTWQIEREGDLSGLKTWLERNGDALVNKYTGAPPRVEFLLRKLEYVRMLTGHHRGSSGEEPDGKRARTEGNGAGVGDSGDVDGAAAAVAYGKEHFEKFTRLRDSKEANEVRRLMAAAVYARVGLENSPYRDIERECREIGGVLNPYTFDPDLRKRMEETAKGTEEDLADFEEIGSAWWELVNEFQSSHCILAGQPGEPPLLTIYNVGVIAMPTLVKAAQVARARGQDWNKVECIPADIDLPDKYMFRSIFVCPVSKEEATPENPPMMLTCGHALCRETTKTLAKPDGSFKCPYCPAVSTVDGCLELHL
- a CDS encoding predicted protein — protein: MPKNVIVIGAGFGGLGCAKTFADAKDSSGVAVTVIDAKSWFTIGGTWQYAWAGRVDTSSTTWDLSKCGAQFPGVSMLLDTDVASLDLEGKKVVLGDGTALEYDHLVLSPGVVGDPSSVPGMDATLDMYSHDSIERQRADVQDIVANATAGETQTLLVAIGAVPYKCPVAPFEAAFIADDVIRRAGVRDKVDIVVTAPVAWPLPDPAKEVFVRLFEEKNVRFLPEKTVVSIEGGVKASFADGDAIAASKIWSVYPQRAPDFVKATGACNPRGFVPVNIATNGVEGSDGVYCIGDCCGIAVGGKPHPKAGEFAWQMGEMVAHEIMRTEGYEHSRLGACIAECGAGAGVLVAPDYTQCVKDPEGGKPSCAIQDRKTDGEAAKLDWVNKYIRNIFGEGGRRFEPAAAA